A window from Alkalicoccobacillus plakortidis encodes these proteins:
- a CDS encoding menaquinone biosynthesis protein — MTLRIGEIEYANIQPFFDKLDRPQLVAEGFQLTTDVPSRINQKLAGGSVDLAGISSFSYAQHAEDYSILPDLSVSSKGEVRSLYLFSKVPIDQLNEKGVALTASSATTVHLLKIILLSFYELNVQYHTMKPNLDEMLLTHDAALLIGDDAIRAARTANNLYMYDLGELWYQHTGLPMSYAVFAVRNEVLSTHENELEKIYQALVNSKQLSESNQYQDLSKRFTLKQGGTFDFWQSYFQNLWYHFNEENKRGLLYYYKLAYEYGFLSKSIHSISVWSKVHS, encoded by the coding sequence ATGACGTTACGAATTGGGGAAATTGAATATGCAAATATCCAACCATTTTTTGATAAGTTGGATCGTCCGCAATTAGTAGCTGAAGGCTTTCAACTGACGACTGATGTTCCAAGCCGTATTAATCAAAAATTAGCTGGAGGATCAGTTGACCTAGCAGGGATTTCCTCTTTTTCGTATGCACAGCATGCTGAAGACTACTCTATTCTACCTGACCTGTCCGTTTCATCTAAAGGAGAAGTCAGGTCCCTGTATCTCTTTTCAAAAGTTCCAATCGATCAGCTTAATGAAAAGGGTGTGGCTTTAACAGCAAGCTCGGCAACAACCGTGCATTTGCTTAAGATCATTTTGCTTTCATTTTATGAACTCAATGTGCAGTACCATACGATGAAACCGAACTTAGATGAGATGCTACTTACTCATGATGCGGCTTTGTTAATAGGTGATGATGCAATTAGGGCAGCTCGCACAGCGAATAACTTATACATGTATGATTTAGGCGAACTATGGTATCAGCATACAGGACTTCCGATGTCTTATGCGGTTTTTGCGGTTCGTAATGAAGTGCTAAGTACTCACGAAAACGAGCTAGAAAAAATCTACCAGGCGCTTGTAAACAGTAAGCAACTTAGTGAGTCTAATCAATATCAGGATCTTTCAAAACGTTTTACGTTAAAACAAGGTGGAACATTTGATTTTTGGCAATCATATTTTCAAAATCTATGGTATCATTTTAACGAAGAAAACAAACGTGGATTATTATATTATTATAAGCTGGCTTATGAGTATGGATTCTTGTCAAAGTCAATTCACTCAATCAGTGTGTGGAGTAAGGTTCACTCCTGA
- the ndk gene encoding nucleoside-diphosphate kinase: protein MERTYLMIKPDGVQRGLIGEIISRFEAKGFTLVAGKFTQLTRELAETHYGEHKERPFFGELVDFITSGPVFAMVWEGENVIKSSRTLIGVTNPIEAAPGTIRGDYGVHVGMNIIHGSDSEESAKREIDLFFTSNELVTYEKTLKQWI from the coding sequence ATGGAGCGTACATACTTAATGATTAAGCCAGACGGAGTACAAAGAGGCTTAATTGGAGAAATCATTTCGCGATTTGAAGCAAAAGGCTTTACACTTGTTGCAGGTAAGTTCACTCAGTTAACAAGAGAGCTTGCCGAGACTCATTATGGCGAGCATAAGGAACGGCCCTTTTTCGGAGAGCTAGTTGATTTTATTACCTCTGGCCCTGTGTTCGCAATGGTGTGGGAAGGTGAAAATGTCATCAAATCTTCTCGCACTCTAATTGGTGTAACGAACCCAATCGAAGCAGCTCCAGGTACGATTAGAGGCGATTACGGTGTTCATGTGGGAATGAATATCATTCATGGTTCAGACTCAGAAGAAAGTGCAAAAAGGGAAATTGATCTCTTTTTCACAAGCAATGAACTTGTTACATACGAAAAAACACTCAAGCAGTGGATTTAA
- a CDS encoding CheR family methyltransferase has translation MNGDDYELFTIAMKQMTGIDLASYKEAQMKRRLTSFREKKGYSDFHSYIRALKENQQLLEECLERMTINVSEFYRNRSRWEVLDKQIIPSLLKTSRSLKTWSAACSSGEEPYTLAMLLLNHLRPNDFSILATDLDRVILERAQLGLYGERSIKEVPEKMLHTYFTKKESIYEVDSSLKKQVTFKNQNLLTDSFESQFDLIICRNVMIYFTEEAKHILYKKFSKALRPGGILFVGSTEQIFNPDTYNFKSKETFFYEKIE, from the coding sequence ATGAACGGCGACGACTATGAACTTTTTACTATTGCGATGAAACAAATGACAGGTATTGATTTAGCTTCATATAAGGAAGCGCAAATGAAACGACGGTTAACGTCCTTCCGAGAAAAAAAGGGCTATTCAGACTTTCATTCTTACATTCGGGCTCTTAAAGAAAATCAGCAGCTACTTGAAGAATGTCTAGAGAGAATGACAATTAATGTGTCTGAATTCTATCGCAACCGCTCAAGGTGGGAAGTTTTAGATAAGCAAATTATTCCCTCCTTATTAAAGACATCTCGCTCTTTAAAGACATGGAGTGCAGCTTGCTCATCAGGTGAAGAGCCTTATACATTGGCCATGCTTTTATTAAACCATCTTAGACCAAATGATTTTTCTATTCTTGCAACAGATCTTGATCGTGTGATTTTAGAGCGAGCTCAGCTTGGTTTATATGGGGAGAGGTCAATAAAAGAAGTACCAGAAAAAATGTTACATACTTATTTTACAAAAAAAGAGTCAATCTATGAGGTAGACTCCTCACTCAAAAAACAGGTTACCTTTAAAAATCAAAATTTACTGACTGACTCCTTTGAATCGCAGTTTGATTTGATTATTTGCAGAAATGTGATGATTTATTTTACGGAAGAAGCGAAACATATTCTTTATAAGAAGTTCAGTAAGGCATTACGTCCGGGCGGTATCTTATTTGTTGGTAGTACGGAACAGATCTTTAATCCAGATACGTATAACTTCAAAAGTAAAGAAACCTTTTTTTATGAGAAGATAGAGTAA
- the aroH gene encoding chorismate mutase: MVRGIRGATTVINNNESQILNETESLFLAIADQNDIDPEDVAQVLITVTGDIDAAFPAKAMRRLEGWDFVPVTCAQEINVPGGMPLCIRILMTVNTEKSQREINHIYLNDAVKLRPDLVKSKVDS; the protein is encoded by the coding sequence ATGGTTAGAGGCATACGGGGAGCAACAACCGTAATAAATAATAATGAATCCCAAATTCTCAATGAAACGGAATCGTTGTTTTTGGCCATTGCAGATCAAAATGATATTGATCCGGAAGATGTAGCACAGGTTTTAATCACTGTGACTGGTGACATCGATGCCGCTTTTCCGGCAAAAGCAATGAGAAGATTAGAGGGATGGGATTTTGTTCCTGTCACATGTGCACAAGAAATTAATGTTCCAGGTGGCATGCCACTCTGTATCCGAATTTTAATGACAGTGAATACAGAGAAGTCACAAAGAGAAATCAATCATATTTATTTAAATGATGCAGTTAAACTTCGTCCTGATTTGGTAAAGTCAAAGGTTGATAGTTGA
- the trpE gene encoding anthranilate synthase component I gives MKQKSFETFSNAVQTYDTVTYTARYFADGLTPIHIVQKLHDQVAFLLESKDEQSTWSRYSFIGLDPLYSLKETGGRYLTTDRQGKQIVDEASFNQALEETMNILHVEPVDLPIPFRGGAVGYMSYDAIETIEPKLKRELENQVPHYHFIFCETLIAYDHLQKELIIIVHLPVVDRLDANQLYQQGKDKVSKILTELEQSSSSFLSAGVPASHEEVSFEDVSSNYTKQAFIKDVETIQEYIKAGDVFQTVLSQQFTMPVTVGALDIYRVLRLINPSPYLFYLRYDGLEIVGSSPERLVQVQDDHVEIHPIAGTRRRGKTPEEDLALSSELLADEKERAEHYMLVDLARNDVGRIAKYGSVKTPQLLEIGLFSHVMHIVSKVTGELHPKTKPLEALMASFPAGTVSGAPKIRAMEILQELEPTRRGIYAGAIGYLGYDGNIDSCIAIRTMTIQDGIATIQAGAGVVADSNPESEYEETQNKAKALIRAVQVAEGMFQAEGAPLNV, from the coding sequence ATGAAGCAAAAATCCTTTGAAACGTTTTCAAATGCAGTTCAAACGTATGACACGGTTACTTATACAGCTAGATATTTTGCAGATGGTTTAACACCCATCCATATTGTTCAAAAATTACATGATCAAGTCGCTTTTTTACTTGAAAGTAAGGATGAGCAGTCTACATGGTCGCGGTATTCTTTTATTGGATTGGATCCTTTGTATAGCTTAAAAGAAACTGGTGGTCGTTATCTAACAACGGATCGCCAAGGCAAACAAATTGTAGACGAAGCAAGTTTTAACCAAGCGTTAGAAGAGACGATGAATATTCTTCATGTTGAACCCGTTGACCTACCTATTCCATTTCGTGGAGGGGCAGTAGGTTATATGAGCTATGACGCAATTGAAACGATTGAGCCAAAATTAAAAAGAGAGCTTGAGAATCAAGTGCCTCATTACCATTTTATTTTTTGTGAGACGTTAATTGCCTATGATCATTTACAAAAAGAACTAATCATTATTGTTCATCTACCAGTTGTGGATCGATTAGATGCAAACCAGCTTTATCAACAAGGTAAAGACAAAGTGAGCAAGATTCTTACTGAATTAGAGCAGTCATCGTCGTCGTTTTTATCAGCGGGGGTTCCAGCGAGTCATGAAGAAGTATCATTTGAGGATGTAAGCTCAAATTACACAAAACAAGCATTTATTAAAGATGTGGAAACGATCCAAGAATACATCAAAGCAGGAGATGTGTTTCAAACTGTACTCTCACAGCAGTTTACAATGCCTGTAACGGTTGGAGCGTTGGACATTTACCGAGTACTTCGTTTAATTAATCCGTCTCCTTATTTATTTTATCTGCGTTATGATGGGCTTGAAATTGTCGGCAGTTCTCCGGAACGGTTAGTCCAGGTTCAAGATGACCATGTAGAGATTCATCCGATTGCCGGGACTAGACGACGAGGCAAAACGCCAGAGGAAGATCTCGCATTAAGCTCAGAGTTATTAGCCGATGAAAAAGAACGTGCAGAGCACTATATGCTTGTTGACTTAGCACGTAATGATGTTGGACGAATTGCTAAATACGGATCCGTCAAAACACCGCAGCTTTTAGAAATTGGTTTGTTTTCACATGTGATGCATATCGTGTCTAAAGTGACAGGAGAACTACATCCAAAAACAAAACCTTTGGAAGCATTAATGGCATCCTTCCCTGCTGGTACTGTTTCTGGTGCTCCTAAAATTCGTGCGATGGAAATATTGCAAGAACTTGAGCCTACAAGAAGAGGCATTTATGCAGGAGCTATTGGCTACTTAGGATATGATGGCAACATTGATTCCTGTATCGCCATTCGAACGATGACCATACAAGATGGAATAGCAACGATTCAAGCAGGTGCAGGTGTTGTGGCAGACTCAAATCCGGAATCAGAGTATGAAGAAACACAAAACAAAGCAAAAGCGTTAATTCGAGCGGTGCAGGTAGCAGAGGGTATGTTTCAAGCAGAGGGGGCGCCATTAAATGTTTAA
- the trpD gene encoding anthranilate phosphoribosyltransferase, with amino-acid sequence MFKQLLAKCAEGQHLLEDEAYVAMDLIMKDKVEVSQIASLISMMRLRGETVEELIGFTKAMRAHAVSIPHTLDVVLDTCGTGGDNLGTFNISTAVSFVAATAGVPVAKHGNRAVTSKSGSADVLEYLGIDIQKSPEAAAQALEQTGLSFLFAPLYHSSMKFAAPARKQIGFRTIFNLLGPMTNPAGADHQLIGVSGREHALKMGEAIRRLGTTHTVLVTGADNLDECSVHGSTQIVDVQNDEIHVYEITPEEVGIKPGLLAEIQVNSVQESANLIRRVFDGTANQSAISIVIFNAGVALYAANHVQSIQEGVALAKDLLQSNKVLNYTSERQPHQEGYKHA; translated from the coding sequence ATGTTTAAACAATTGCTAGCTAAATGTGCTGAGGGACAGCACTTACTTGAAGATGAAGCGTATGTAGCAATGGATTTGATTATGAAAGATAAGGTTGAGGTTAGTCAAATTGCTAGTCTAATTAGCATGATGAGGCTTCGTGGTGAGACAGTTGAGGAGTTGATTGGATTCACCAAAGCAATGAGAGCACATGCAGTCTCTATCCCTCACACCTTAGATGTAGTATTGGATACATGCGGAACGGGCGGGGACAATCTTGGCACATTTAATATTTCAACAGCCGTTTCGTTTGTCGCAGCAACCGCAGGCGTTCCGGTTGCAAAACATGGAAACCGAGCTGTTACCTCCAAAAGTGGTAGTGCCGATGTTTTAGAATACCTAGGAATTGATATTCAGAAAAGTCCTGAAGCCGCAGCCCAGGCACTTGAGCAGACTGGTTTAAGCTTCTTATTTGCGCCACTTTATCATTCATCAATGAAATTTGCTGCACCCGCAAGAAAACAAATTGGTTTTCGAACCATTTTTAATCTACTTGGACCAATGACAAACCCTGCAGGTGCCGATCATCAATTAATTGGAGTGTCTGGTCGCGAGCATGCTTTAAAAATGGGAGAAGCCATTCGAAGACTTGGTACAACACACACGGTGCTTGTTACCGGAGCAGATAATCTTGATGAATGTTCAGTGCATGGATCAACACAAATTGTTGATGTGCAAAATGATGAGATCCATGTCTACGAAATAACACCTGAAGAGGTAGGAATAAAACCAGGTTTACTAGCAGAGATTCAAGTGAATAGTGTGCAAGAAAGCGCAAATCTGATCAGACGTGTATTTGATGGTACGGCCAATCAATCTGCTATTTCTATAGTCATCTTTAATGCTGGTGTGGCCTTATATGCCGCTAATCACGTCCAGTCGATTCAAGAAGGTGTTGCCCTAGCCAAAGATCTATTACAGAGTAACAAAGTCCTAAACTATACAAGTGAACGACAACCACACCAGGAGGGCTACAAACATGCTTGA
- the trpC gene encoding indole-3-glycerol phosphate synthase TrpC has product MLETILNTKKQEIATLVMPESTKVERRSLYQAIKQPNRELGLIAEVKKASPSKGLIREDFQPVEIAKAYEAANADAISVLTDQQYFQGHRDFLTAIKKETNIPIMRKDFIIDEQQVEESFRIGADAILLIAGTVSDEELFQLYQSSHQKGMECLVEVHAASELSSLLTVFTPELIGINNRNLKTFSTSLAQTEDIAKLVPEGSLFVSESGIHGYEDVKRVQKAGAGAILVGESLMRAESPNLGIKHLFGELTHDSTS; this is encoded by the coding sequence ATGCTTGAAACGATATTAAATACAAAAAAACAAGAAATCGCTACCCTTGTTATGCCCGAGTCAACGAAGGTAGAAAGACGTTCACTCTATCAAGCAATTAAACAGCCAAATCGAGAGCTTGGTTTGATTGCTGAGGTAAAGAAGGCGTCTCCCTCAAAAGGACTGATTAGAGAGGATTTTCAGCCTGTTGAGATCGCTAAAGCTTATGAGGCCGCCAATGCGGATGCAATCTCTGTCTTAACAGATCAACAATATTTTCAAGGTCATCGAGATTTCTTAACGGCGATTAAAAAAGAAACAAATATACCGATCATGAGAAAAGATTTTATCATTGATGAACAACAAGTAGAGGAAAGTTTTCGTATTGGGGCTGACGCAATCCTGTTAATAGCAGGCACTGTTTCGGACGAAGAGCTTTTTCAATTGTATCAATCGTCTCATCAAAAAGGGATGGAATGTTTAGTAGAAGTTCACGCTGCAAGTGAACTCTCAAGCCTACTAACGGTTTTTACCCCTGAATTAATTGGAATTAACAATCGTAATCTTAAAACCTTTTCAACATCCCTCGCGCAAACAGAGGACATTGCAAAACTGGTTCCAGAGGGCAGCTTATTTGTCAGTGAAAGTGGTATACATGGTTATGAGGATGTGAAACGAGTACAAAAAGCCGGTGCAGGTGCAATTTTAGTTGGAGAATCATTGATGCGTGCTGAATCTCCGAATCTTGGCATCAAACATTTATTTGGGGAGCTCACTCATGACTCCACTTCTTAA
- a CDS encoding phosphoribosylanthranilate isomerase gives MTPLLKYCGNKSSEDLAVTTSSKADYLGFVFVPGTKRYVEPKKVNTWLEKNRINPKKLVALFVNESPHMIEEICTLLPIDVIQCHGTESPTFVTNIKQKTGKEVWKVIHHHPEAISQMQTFNGIADGYIVDTKVAGSLGGTGQTFDWEQIPGYIKEGKRQSVPVFIAGGVDATNIARLASYSPDGIDLSSGIEVNGHKSPESIRELEKELLRHDHTLS, from the coding sequence ATGACTCCACTTCTTAAATATTGTGGGAATAAAAGCAGTGAGGATCTAGCTGTAACTACATCAAGTAAGGCTGATTATCTTGGATTTGTTTTTGTACCTGGAACAAAACGGTATGTAGAGCCAAAAAAGGTGAACACATGGCTTGAAAAAAACCGTATCAATCCCAAAAAACTGGTTGCATTGTTTGTTAATGAATCTCCCCATATGATAGAGGAAATATGTACACTATTACCTATTGATGTCATTCAATGCCACGGCACTGAATCTCCTACATTTGTTACTAATATTAAACAAAAAACAGGAAAAGAAGTCTGGAAGGTGATTCATCATCATCCGGAGGCTATCAGTCAAATGCAAACATTTAATGGTATTGCTGATGGGTATATTGTTGATACAAAGGTAGCAGGTAGCTTGGGTGGAACGGGTCAAACGTTTGATTGGGAGCAGATTCCTGGTTATATTAAAGAAGGAAAAAGACAGTCCGTACCTGTTTTTATTGCAGGCGGCGTGGATGCTACTAATATTGCTAGACTAGCTTCTTATTCACCAGATGGGATCGACCTATCAAGTGGAATTGAGGTAAATGGTCACAAGTCCCCAGAATCCATTAGAGAATTAGAGAAGGAGTTGTTAAGGCATGACCATACACTATCCTGA
- the trpB gene encoding tryptophan synthase subunit beta: MTIHYPDAKGRFAEFGGKYVPETLMSVIEELEEALDEAMKDQSFIDEYHEHLREYAGRPTALSYAKNISEQIGGAKIYLKREDLLHTGAHKLNNAMGQALLAKRMGKTKIVAETGAGQHGVATATIAARFGLECKVFMGTEDIERQSLNVFRMELLGAEVIPAESGSKTLKDATNEAIRYWVANAEDTFYLIGSVVGPHPYPKMVRDFQRIIGDEAKVQMLAAEDRLPSEIIACVGGGSNAIGTFYPYLNDDVKLTGVEAAGLGVDTDQHAATITKGTPGVIHGSLTYLIQDEAGQIIEPYSISAGLDYPGVGPEHAHLAKSGRVQYKAVTDEQALDALIRLSKEEGIIPAIESAHALAIAFEHAAERSKDDIILVCLSGRGDKDVHTIRKHVEGRQTT; this comes from the coding sequence ATGACCATACACTATCCTGATGCAAAAGGACGGTTCGCAGAGTTTGGCGGCAAATATGTGCCGGAAACATTAATGAGTGTCATTGAAGAATTAGAAGAGGCACTAGACGAGGCCATGAAGGATCAATCATTTATTGATGAATATCATGAGCATCTACGTGAATACGCAGGTCGTCCTACTGCTCTTTCCTATGCCAAAAATATAAGTGAACAAATAGGCGGGGCTAAGATTTATTTGAAGCGAGAAGATCTACTTCATACGGGTGCGCACAAATTAAACAATGCGATGGGTCAAGCCCTGCTTGCAAAAAGAATGGGTAAAACAAAAATTGTCGCTGAGACAGGTGCTGGACAACACGGTGTGGCCACAGCGACAATCGCTGCTCGTTTTGGATTAGAATGTAAGGTATTTATGGGAACAGAGGACATTGAGCGCCAGTCTTTAAATGTGTTCAGAATGGAACTGCTTGGAGCAGAGGTTATTCCAGCTGAATCTGGAAGCAAAACGTTAAAAGATGCCACAAATGAAGCGATTCGTTATTGGGTAGCAAATGCTGAGGACACCTTCTATTTAATTGGTTCCGTTGTTGGTCCACATCCTTATCCGAAGATGGTCCGTGATTTCCAACGAATAATTGGTGACGAAGCAAAAGTCCAAATGCTTGCTGCGGAGGACCGTTTACCTAGTGAAATTATTGCTTGCGTAGGCGGAGGCAGTAATGCGATTGGTACCTTTTATCCGTATTTGAATGATGATGTGAAGCTGACAGGTGTAGAGGCAGCTGGATTGGGAGTTGATACAGATCAACATGCTGCAACGATTACAAAAGGTACACCAGGTGTGATTCACGGGTCCTTAACCTATCTAATCCAAGACGAGGCCGGACAGATTATTGAGCCTTATTCGATTTCAGCTGGCTTAGATTATCCTGGAGTAGGACCAGAGCACGCTCACCTCGCCAAAAGTGGCAGAGTTCAATACAAAGCAGTAACGGATGAACAAGCGTTAGATGCACTAATACGCTTGTCAAAAGAAGAGGGAATCATTCCAGCCATTGAATCGGCGCATGCGTTAGCCATTGCATTTGAGCACGCTGCAGAGCGATCAAAAGATGACATCATTCTAGTCTGCTTATCTGGTCGAGGGGATAAAGATGTGCATACAATTCGTAAGCATGTGGAAGGGAGGCAGACAACATGA
- the hisC gene encoding histidinol-phosphate transaminase, with product MQAKPQLYGLPAYKPGKPISEVKKELGLDKVIKLASNENPYGSSEKAKQAVIDAVMDSAIYPDGYSSVLRHKVADHLGVKEEQLIFGNGTDEVIQFLCRAFLSPTDNTVMADPTFSQYKLNAAIEGAEIREVPLTEAGDHNLDEMLNQIDEHTKIVWVCNPNNPSGNYIGKEAFMRFLSQVPEHVIVASDEAYIEYTIAEDYPDTISLLNQYKNLVILRTFSKAYGLASLRIGYGVAGSELIQVMEPLRPAFNTTAYAHAAAVAAIDDQEFVQKSSRKNREELEKFEAFCKEHDLFYYPSQTNFILIDFGIPGDEIFTYLLSKGYITRSGQALGFPTCIRISIGSEEENKGVIQAMQNLLDERTPGTKS from the coding sequence ATGCAGGCGAAACCGCAACTTTATGGACTTCCCGCTTACAAACCGGGTAAGCCAATTAGCGAAGTCAAAAAGGAATTAGGATTAGACAAAGTGATCAAACTTGCATCAAATGAAAATCCATACGGATCATCTGAAAAGGCGAAACAGGCTGTCATTGATGCCGTGATGGATTCAGCTATTTATCCAGATGGTTATTCTAGCGTACTCAGACATAAAGTTGCTGACCATTTAGGTGTGAAAGAAGAGCAACTTATTTTTGGAAATGGAACGGATGAAGTGATTCAATTTCTTTGTCGTGCTTTTTTATCCCCAACGGATAATACGGTTATGGCAGACCCAACGTTTTCACAATATAAGCTAAATGCTGCCATTGAAGGTGCTGAAATTCGTGAAGTACCTTTAACAGAAGCAGGAGACCATAATTTAGATGAAATGCTTAATCAAATTGATGAGCACACAAAAATTGTTTGGGTATGTAACCCGAATAATCCATCTGGAAACTACATTGGAAAAGAAGCATTTATGCGCTTTTTAAGTCAGGTACCAGAACATGTCATTGTTGCAAGTGATGAAGCGTATATTGAGTACACAATTGCAGAGGACTATCCTGATACCATTTCGTTATTAAATCAATATAAAAACCTAGTGATTCTTCGTACTTTTTCTAAGGCGTATGGACTTGCGTCTCTTCGAATTGGATATGGAGTGGCGGGAAGTGAGCTTATTCAAGTCATGGAGCCTCTTCGTCCAGCCTTTAATACAACGGCCTATGCACACGCTGCTGCGGTTGCAGCAATTGATGATCAGGAATTTGTCCAAAAATCATCAAGAAAAAATCGTGAGGAATTAGAGAAATTTGAAGCGTTTTGTAAAGAACATGATCTTTTCTATTATCCATCTCAAACAAACTTTATTTTAATTGATTTTGGTATACCTGGAGATGAGATCTTTACTTACCTGCTATCAAAGGGCTATATTACTCGATCTGGGCAAGCACTTGGGTTCCCAACGTGTATTCGAATTTCAATAGGCTCAGAGGAGGAGAACAAAGGGGTCATTCAAGCAATGCAAAACCTGCTAGATGAGCGTACCCCGGGTACTAAATCATAG
- a CDS encoding tetratricopeptide repeat protein — protein sequence MNGGYEYKMTLIEEAIQAIEAGQTEDGLKKLERASHTDDHEEKFTVVELFYELGHTKRAQALLDELLVLYPDEGSLSVFSAEMMIDDEREDEAIELLLDIPSSDEAFLQAQILLADLYQMQSLDEVAEQKLLAASEHAPDEVIITYGLGEFYLDRGDYSKSIPYLKKAVYQKDELKGVPVDLKLAEAYSATGEFEEALQYYQKGMEDSMTPDALFGFGFTAYQAGDMTVAIEQLEALKSLDSDYTSLYPYLAKAYETDNRLQEALEVLKDGMSADEFNDQLHLLAGKISFKQQDPEQGETHLRQALALNPSNMEALQTLAAYLRHEEQIDELLELCTHARSYGEADAMLDWYEAFALRSLDEYEKAYPLYEEALAAFAEDADFLEEYAHFLMEYGQREKAVEFFRKLVQLKPDRMDIIELLEEF from the coding sequence CTGAACGGAGGATATGAATACAAGATGACATTAATTGAGGAAGCGATTCAGGCAATTGAAGCAGGACAAACGGAAGATGGGTTAAAAAAGCTAGAGCGAGCAAGTCATACAGATGATCATGAAGAGAAATTTACGGTCGTTGAGTTATTTTATGAGCTTGGTCATACTAAACGGGCACAAGCCTTATTAGATGAATTATTAGTTTTATATCCAGATGAAGGAAGCTTATCGGTTTTTTCAGCGGAGATGATGATTGATGATGAGAGGGAAGATGAAGCGATTGAGCTTCTGTTAGATATTCCTTCCTCTGATGAGGCCTTTTTGCAGGCACAAATTCTTTTAGCTGACTTATATCAAATGCAATCGCTTGATGAAGTGGCAGAGCAAAAGCTACTTGCAGCAAGTGAACATGCACCTGATGAGGTCATCATCACTTACGGTTTGGGAGAATTTTATTTAGATAGAGGCGATTATTCCAAAAGCATTCCTTATCTTAAAAAAGCCGTTTATCAAAAAGATGAGCTAAAGGGAGTACCTGTTGATTTAAAGCTAGCGGAAGCCTATAGTGCAACCGGAGAATTTGAAGAAGCCTTGCAGTATTATCAAAAAGGAATGGAAGATTCAATGACTCCAGATGCCTTATTCGGCTTTGGGTTTACAGCCTATCAAGCTGGAGACATGACGGTTGCAATAGAACAATTAGAAGCGCTAAAATCGCTTGATTCTGATTATACAAGTCTGTATCCGTATTTGGCTAAAGCATACGAGACTGACAACCGTTTGCAAGAAGCTTTAGAAGTGTTAAAAGACGGGATGTCTGCAGATGAATTTAATGATCAGCTTCATTTACTTGCAGGAAAAATAAGCTTTAAACAACAGGATCCCGAGCAAGGCGAAACACATCTTCGTCAAGCATTGGCTCTAAATCCTTCAAATATGGAAGCCCTACAAACATTGGCTGCTTATTTGCGCCATGAAGAGCAAATAGATGAGCTTCTAGAACTATGCACACATGCAAGGTCTTATGGTGAAGCAGATGCAATGTTGGATTGGTATGAAGCATTTGCATTACGGTCATTAGATGAATATGAAAAAGCTTATCCACTTTATGAAGAGGCACTTGCTGCATTTGCTGAAGACGCTGATTTCCTTGAAGAGTATGCGCATTTTCTAATGGAGTATGGTCAAAGGGAAAAGGCGGTCGAATTTTTCAGAAAGCTTGTTCAATTAAAACCCGACAGAATGGATATCATCGAACTACTTGAGGAATTCTAA
- a CDS encoding ReoY family proteolytic degradation factor produces the protein MGNTIPVVEKKDFLKSFLKQYELKRRECAWLLNYLMSDDNLMEKVHFIEQAEQTPKSLVISAQGVSTIPFSFRKHQHVTTDAEKAFHDIRLNQTEEIYIELHFNGAKSYSLYLAVLEDNPYLPENQKRAEVIENEAERLLSHSLYMFTRNGF, from the coding sequence ATGGGTAATACAATTCCAGTTGTTGAAAAGAAGGATTTTCTAAAAAGCTTCTTAAAACAGTATGAGCTTAAGCGACGTGAATGCGCCTGGCTGTTAAACTACCTGATGAGTGATGATAACTTAATGGAGAAAGTTCATTTTATTGAACAAGCTGAACAAACACCTAAGTCTCTTGTTATTTCTGCTCAAGGCGTGAGCACCATTCCATTTTCATTTAGGAAACACCAGCATGTCACTACAGATGCTGAAAAAGCATTTCACGATATTCGCTTAAATCAAACAGAAGAGATCTACATTGAGCTTCATTTTAATGGGGCTAAATCATACTCCCTTTATTTAGCTGTATTAGAGGACAACCCTTATTTGCCAGAAAATCAAAAGCGAGCGGAAGTCATCGAGAATGAGGCTGAAAGATTGCTCTCTCATTCGTTGTATATGTTTACTCGAAACGGCTTTTAG